One Acidobacteriota bacterium genomic window, CCAGGAGTCTTCGCGCCATCGTGGACGTGTCGCTCGATGAGCATGTCGAATATCTTTTTAACTGGGTGCTTTATGACCAGCCCGGCGAGTGGGATGACCACGGGCGCAATGCTTCTCACTTTGGAAAGTTCACCAAAAAACGCATACTGACTCCGCAGGGTCGCGCCGTGCGGCAGTGGGTTGCCGGCGCGGAAACGGTTCGCTAGTGTTCGCCGTTCGGCGAGAAGAGGCGTTTTTCAAATGCGAAGAGTGTTAGCTCCAGACGGTCGGAAACACCGACTTTGTGGAAGATGGCGGAGAGATGGTTCTTCACCGTTTTTTCGCTGATGAAGAGTTTGTCGGCGATGTCCTTGTTCTTGTAGCCATGGACAACCAGCCCGATGACTTCCATTTCACGAACGGAGATTTCGTTTTTGCTGTCTTTCTTGTTCTCCGGCGTATAGCTGCCAAAGGCATTGAGCACAGCTTCGGCGAAGCGCCCGTCCAGCCATATTTCTCCCGCGCTTACCTTCCGCAGGCACTTCAGAAAAAGTTCAGCGGGAGACTGTTTCAATAGAAAACCGCGCGCACCGAGTCGCATGGCCTCGACGATGTTCTCGCGGCTCTCAATATCACCGGTGGCGACGGCCCGCGTGCGGCTGGAGAGCGTTGGCAGCTCGCGCAGCAGATCGAATGAATTCTGGTCAGTCGAGTGTAGTTCCAGCAGGACCACATCTGGATTCTCTTTTGAAATTCTGGCCCGCGCCTCCCCCGGAGAAAGGCAATAACCGGCCATCTGGAAGTCCTTCTGCGAACCAATGAGGGCAGAGATAGCTTCGCTGTAGAGCGCGTTGCCATCCACCAACATCACGCGTATGGGAGCTTGGGCCATAGTCACGGGATCAGCCAGTATTGTACCAAAATATATTCCAACCGCAGCTAAATCACATTCACGGTCATTCAATTCTATCGGCACGGCACGGCGTTTGGTTAGATCGGAGCCGTCGGTGCCCCCATTTGCGCCCAGTTGCGCCTAGTGTTCCAAAGGATACATCGCCAGGCCGGAGAGAAGCTTGGGGTAGAAGTCGGTGGATTTCTGCGGCAACACGCGATGGTCCAAGGCGATGGCAGCCACCTGCGCGGGCGACACCGGATTCAGCAGAAACGCCGCTTGCGCGCCGGCTTCGCCATCTACTGTCACGCTGGCAGCGGCTTCCTGGAAATCGCGGACGTAGGTGACATGCTGTTCGCGCTGGAAGGACTCGGCGTCCATGCCCAGGCAGCGCTCCAGAAGGAGGCGGTGCAGCACGGTAACGTCCAGCGTGCGCTGCGCGGGCGAGAGTTCCGGCAGCAGCGCGGCCAACGGCGCGTCGGCACGCGGGTTGAGCGCATACACCGCGCTCTTGCCCTTTAGGGCAGCGCCGATCCGGACGGCCTTTCCGGCGGCCCGCTCCATCGCGGCCCTCAACTGCTCGAGCGCGGCGGCGCGATTTTCTCCGCCGCTGAAGGGAAACTCGCGGATGGTGAAGTACTCACCGGCGCGGCGCAGCAAGTCATCCGGTTTCCAATCGGTTATGCCCGCCACCACGCGGTGTGTCGGCAGAACCAGAATTCCGTAATCGTCCATGTTGATGCAGGTCATCAGCGCCAGGCGGCAATCCTTGTCGGCCAGCTCCGTGTTGGCAGGATGGCTCGCCGTGCATTCATTGCCAAACTTGAGCGCGGTCTCGTAGCGATGATGGCCGTCGGCGATGATCAACTTCTTCGGCGCCATTTCGGCGCGAATCGTCTCCACTGTGGCCGGATCGTCCACGTCCCAGAGGATGTGGCGCACGCCGTACTCATCGTTTACATCAGAAGCCGGAGGCTGCGTGAGCGCCTGCGCTACCAGCGCGTCCAGCTTGCGGGCGGGATCGTTGTAGAGCATGAAGATGGACTCGAGGTTCGTGCGCGTGGCGCGCAGCAACTCAAAGCGGTCGGCCTTGGGACCGGAAAGAGTCTGCTCGTGGCGATAGATCACGCCGTCGCCGTAAGGGACCACTCGGCCCATGGCGACGAGTCCCTTGCGGATCATCACGGGCGCGTCGGGCTTGCCGGGAGGCGTGAAGTGTTGATGATAGACGTAGTAGGCCGGCGTCGCGCGTTGCACCAGCACGCCATCGGCACGCCAGGATTTCAGCTTCGCCGCCGCGCGCGTGTAAACGTTGTCGGCGGGCGTGTCCGTCGCGCGGGTCTCGCCCTTGATCAGATGCGCCAGATTATACGGACTCGATGCCCAGTAGCGCTGCTGCATCTCGGGCGAAATCTTGTCGTAAGGCTGCGTCAGCAAGCGGTCGAGCGGGCCGGCCTTGCCAGACTTACCTGCGTCATAGCGCAGAGCGCGGAACGGATTTAATACTGCCATGTCGAACAATCTCCTGAAGTGGTGTAGATGGTTTTCCTGGTGCTCGCCGCGTTACGCCAGCGACTTGATGGCGTCGGCGAGCGGGCCTAGCTGGTCCGTCATCACCGTGCGCAGATCGAGCAGCAGGCGATCATTTTCCACCCGGGCCAGCACGGCGGGGCGGCGCTTCCGCAAATGCGCCTCCAGAGCGGCGGCGCTCTTGCTCTTATGCTGCAAGGCGATGAGCGCGGTGGGGATGGTG contains:
- a CDS encoding response regulator transcription factor, with the protein product MTMAQAPIRVMLVDGNALYSEAISALIGSQKDFQMAGYCLSPGEARARISKENPDVVLLELHSTDQNSFDLLRELPTLSSRTRAVATGDIESRENIVEAMRLGARGFLLKQSPAELFLKCLRKVSAGEIWLDGRFAEAVLNAFGSYTPENKKDSKNEISVREMEVIGLVVHGYKNKDIADKLFISEKTVKNHLSAIFHKVGVSDRLELTLFAFEKRLFSPNGEH
- a CDS encoding DUF1015 domain-containing protein, giving the protein MAVLNPFRALRYDAGKSGKAGPLDRLLTQPYDKISPEMQQRYWASSPYNLAHLIKGETRATDTPADNVYTRAAAKLKSWRADGVLVQRATPAYYVYHQHFTPPGKPDAPVMIRKGLVAMGRVVPYGDGVIYRHEQTLSGPKADRFELLRATRTNLESIFMLYNDPARKLDALVAQALTQPPASDVNDEYGVRHILWDVDDPATVETIRAEMAPKKLIIADGHHRYETALKFGNECTASHPANTELADKDCRLALMTCINMDDYGILVLPTHRVVAGITDWKPDDLLRRAGEYFTIREFPFSGGENRAAALEQLRAAMERAAGKAVRIGAALKGKSAVYALNPRADAPLAALLPELSPAQRTLDVTVLHRLLLERCLGMDAESFQREQHVTYVRDFQEAAASVTVDGEAGAQAAFLLNPVSPAQVAAIALDHRVLPQKSTDFYPKLLSGLAMYPLEH